A stretch of Paludisphaera borealis DNA encodes these proteins:
- a CDS encoding RNA polymerase sigma factor, which translates to MDRSDANERLSELSTQTTLLFRAHHGTPEQSDEAMQLLMLRYSGAVHRYLMKAVGDPEVAKDLNQEFSVKFLSGGFRTFDPSRGRFRDYIKRAVHNLMVDYFRKKDPARRLDTDYETPTMGDPGLVAFDRDFLTSWRQDLLDRAWDSLEDFERRTGQPYLQVLRMRVAQPNFRSPELAEALAPKLGRAMTPGNLRQTLHRARDKFAGFLIDEVRISLREPTREEVEEELGDLKLLEFCKPTLKKVNFDNEKN; encoded by the coding sequence TTGGATCGGAGCGACGCGAACGAGCGACTCTCGGAGTTGTCGACTCAGACGACGCTGCTTTTTCGAGCCCATCACGGGACGCCCGAGCAGTCGGACGAGGCCATGCAGTTGCTGATGCTTCGCTATTCGGGGGCGGTGCACCGGTACTTGATGAAGGCGGTCGGCGATCCCGAGGTCGCTAAGGACCTGAACCAGGAGTTCTCCGTCAAGTTCCTCTCCGGCGGGTTCCGCACCTTCGACCCCAGCCGAGGCCGGTTCCGCGATTACATCAAGCGGGCCGTCCACAACCTGATGGTCGACTACTTCCGCAAGAAAGACCCCGCTCGACGGCTCGACACCGACTATGAGACGCCGACGATGGGCGACCCGGGGCTCGTCGCCTTTGACCGCGACTTCCTCACAAGCTGGCGGCAAGACCTCCTCGACCGCGCCTGGGACTCCCTCGAAGACTTCGAACGGCGTACCGGCCAGCCGTACTTGCAGGTCTTGCGGATGCGGGTGGCGCAGCCCAATTTCCGATCGCCCGAACTCGCCGAGGCGCTCGCCCCCAAGCTCGGCCGGGCGATGACCCCCGGCAACCTCCGGCAGACCCTCCACCGCGCGCGCGACAAGTTCGCGGGGTTTCTCATCGACGAGGTCCGCATCAGCCTCCGCGAGCCCACCCGCGAGGAAGTCGAAGAAGAACTCGGCGACCTGAAGCTCCTGGAATTCTGCAAGCCGACGCTCAAAAAAGTGAACTTCGACAACGAGAAGAACTGA
- a CDS encoding Uma2 family endonuclease: MSPTTETSNPHDEPSSIELGDLARMTVDQYDEAARLGVLDDPRVELINGLMVRKKAKSPIHSSTLGVLDEALRSLIPKSWYVRIGRPIRLPTYDEPEPDLAVLRGKPGDYRSRHPGPEDVAMVVDVSASSLRIDRGDKLRAYARAGIAHYWIINLVDRRIEAYREPGPNGYGASTTHDRSSEAPVVIDGVELGRIAVGEVVADDDAEV, translated from the coding sequence ATGAGCCCGACGACGGAGACCAGCAATCCGCACGACGAGCCGTCGTCGATCGAACTCGGAGACCTCGCGCGGATGACGGTCGATCAGTATGACGAGGCGGCCCGTCTCGGCGTGCTCGACGACCCCCGCGTCGAACTCATCAACGGTCTCATGGTGCGGAAAAAGGCCAAATCCCCCATACATTCCTCGACGCTTGGGGTGCTCGACGAAGCCCTTCGGAGCCTGATCCCGAAAAGCTGGTACGTCCGCATCGGGCGGCCGATTCGCCTGCCAACCTACGACGAGCCCGAGCCCGACCTTGCCGTCCTCCGAGGCAAGCCCGGCGATTACCGGAGTCGGCACCCCGGACCGGAGGACGTGGCGATGGTCGTCGACGTCTCCGCGTCGAGCCTGCGAATCGATCGAGGCGACAAGCTCCGCGCCTACGCCCGGGCGGGAATCGCCCATTACTGGATCATCAACCTCGTTGATCGCCGGATCGAGGCGTACCGCGAGCCCGGACCGAATGGATATGGTGCGTCGACGACTCATGACCGCTCATCGGAAGCGCCGGTGGTGATCGACGGCGTCGAACTCGGGCGGATCGCCGTGGGAGAAGTCGTTGCGGACGACGACGCCGAGGTCTAA
- the odhB gene encoding 2-oxoglutarate dehydrogenase complex dihydrolipoyllysine-residue succinyltransferase, producing MSAVSISVPGVGESISEGILSRWLVADGSQVKAGDPLFELETDKATNIVPAPASGVLKVGAAEGDVVAIGANIGTIDPSGAPASAAKAVVLAESAAAKPAAANAAGGSTATLAPSVRRIVAEEGVDASQVAGTGRDGRITKGDVLGHLEQGAATKPAQAAPAAPPAPVAKPAAPVAPGRGERETRQRMSGLRQRIAQRLVEVQQTAAILSTFNEVDMSRVMDLRAKYKDKYQKTHGVSLGFMSFFVKATIEAIKAFPAVNARIEGNEIVYQNYFNIGVAVSTERGLMVPVLRDADTLSFAGIEKAIGEFADKARKGTIGVDDLQGGTFTITNGGVFGSLLSTPILNPPQSGILGMHAIKKRPVVVDDQIVIRPMMYLALSYDHRLIDGREAVSALVRIKDCLEDPERMLLSI from the coding sequence ATGTCCGCTGTTTCGATTAGCGTTCCAGGGGTTGGTGAATCGATCTCGGAAGGAATTCTCTCGCGTTGGCTCGTCGCCGACGGCTCGCAGGTGAAAGCCGGCGACCCCCTGTTCGAGCTGGAGACCGACAAGGCGACCAACATCGTCCCCGCGCCGGCGTCGGGCGTGCTCAAGGTCGGCGCGGCCGAGGGGGACGTCGTCGCCATCGGCGCGAACATCGGCACGATCGATCCGTCGGGTGCCCCCGCGTCGGCCGCCAAGGCCGTCGTCCTCGCCGAGTCGGCCGCCGCGAAGCCCGCGGCCGCGAACGCCGCCGGCGGCTCGACGGCGACGCTCGCCCCGTCCGTCCGTCGGATCGTCGCCGAGGAAGGGGTCGACGCGTCGCAGGTCGCCGGCACCGGTCGTGACGGCCGGATCACTAAGGGCGACGTGCTGGGACACCTCGAACAAGGCGCGGCGACGAAGCCGGCCCAAGCGGCCCCGGCCGCTCCCCCCGCCCCTGTCGCCAAGCCGGCCGCTCCGGTCGCCCCCGGGCGCGGCGAGCGCGAGACCCGGCAGCGGATGAGCGGGTTGCGGCAGCGGATCGCGCAGCGGCTGGTCGAGGTCCAGCAGACCGCCGCCATCCTGTCGACCTTCAACGAGGTCGACATGTCCCGCGTCATGGACCTGCGCGCCAAGTACAAGGATAAGTACCAGAAGACCCACGGCGTGTCCCTGGGCTTCATGTCGTTCTTCGTCAAGGCGACGATCGAGGCGATCAAGGCCTTCCCGGCCGTCAACGCCCGGATCGAGGGGAACGAGATCGTCTACCAGAACTACTTCAACATCGGGGTGGCGGTCAGCACCGAGCGCGGGCTGATGGTGCCCGTGCTCCGCGACGCCGACACGCTCTCGTTCGCTGGGATCGAGAAGGCCATCGGCGAATTCGCCGACAAGGCCCGCAAGGGGACGATCGGCGTCGACGACCTCCAGGGCGGCACGTTCACGATCACCAACGGCGGCGTCTTCGGCTCGCTGCTCTCGACCCCGATCCTCAACCCTCCCCAGAGCGGCATCCTCGGCATGCACGCGATCAAGAAGCGTCCGGTGGTCGTCGACGACCAGATCGTGATCCGGCCGATGATGTACCTGGCGCTCTCCTACGACCACCGGCTGATCGACGGCCGCGAAGCCGTCAGCGCCCTGGTTCGGATCAAGGATTGCCTCGAAGACCCCGAGCGCATGCTGCTGTCGATCTGA
- a CDS encoding ExbD/TolR family protein gives MLTHHLQTDEAPFINMTPMVDVILCLLVFFMAATRLYDWDESEFAVKVPEVADAAPLTAAPDDLVLTIVKPASVAVGEKIHDLDSLGTLLREARGRYANQGVMIRGEAKLAYQDLADVLSVCDSAGIRNVHLPVRSRDESKKAAESRPLP, from the coding sequence ATGCTCACCCACCACCTCCAGACCGACGAAGCGCCGTTCATCAACATGACGCCGATGGTGGACGTGATTCTCTGTCTCCTGGTCTTCTTCATGGCCGCCACGCGTTTATACGATTGGGACGAAAGCGAGTTCGCGGTGAAGGTCCCCGAAGTCGCCGACGCGGCCCCGCTGACAGCGGCACCGGACGACCTGGTCCTCACCATCGTCAAGCCCGCGAGCGTCGCCGTGGGCGAAAAGATCCACGACCTCGACAGCCTCGGCACTCTGCTTCGCGAAGCCCGCGGGCGGTACGCGAACCAGGGAGTCATGATCCGGGGCGAGGCGAAGCTGGCCTACCAGGACCTGGCCGACGTGCTGTCCGTGTGCGACAGCGCGGGGATCCGGAACGTCCACCTGCCCGTGCGGTCGCGCGACGAATCGAAGAAAGCCGCCGAGTCGCGTCCCCTCCCCTGA
- a CDS encoding MotA/TolQ/ExbB proton channel family protein: protein MRCPPTRRWLLDCWFAIGLLILVAAPPTAHSQEPPAPAPSEPTAAKPDAAAESATMPKPPAAARPGVNRSTFGRLLSASNPMLWPLAACSVLTVGFALERLSALRRKRVVPPEFVDRFLDRLAAGKLDRDRAIELCKAHDSTAARIFTHIVKAWGLPGATIRQMLAFDAAGEIIELKRNMRILSAMATLGPLLGLLGTVVGIIQSFDALGGRAGPARGEALAQGISLALIATAFGLGIAILAVSMYYYLLNRLDVLVRELDDRARQVIDMVSSDATRPVAIDRRLAPPPSPATDSLRSQETRVF from the coding sequence ATGCGTTGTCCGCCGACTCGCCGATGGCTTCTCGACTGCTGGTTCGCGATCGGCCTGCTGATCTTGGTCGCGGCCCCGCCGACGGCTCACAGCCAGGAGCCGCCCGCCCCGGCCCCTTCCGAGCCGACGGCCGCCAAACCCGACGCGGCCGCCGAGTCGGCGACGATGCCCAAGCCGCCCGCCGCGGCCCGGCCGGGGGTCAACCGGAGTACGTTCGGTCGGCTGCTGTCGGCCTCGAACCCGATGCTCTGGCCGCTGGCCGCGTGTTCGGTGCTGACGGTCGGATTCGCACTCGAACGGCTCTCGGCCCTGCGCCGGAAGCGGGTCGTCCCGCCCGAGTTCGTCGACCGCTTCCTCGATCGGCTGGCCGCCGGCAAGCTCGACCGCGACCGGGCAATCGAGCTTTGCAAGGCCCACGACAGCACCGCCGCGCGGATCTTCACGCACATCGTCAAGGCCTGGGGCCTGCCGGGGGCGACGATCCGCCAGATGCTCGCCTTCGACGCGGCGGGCGAGATCATCGAGCTGAAGCGCAACATGCGCATTCTGAGCGCCATGGCGACGCTCGGCCCGTTACTTGGCTTGCTGGGGACGGTGGTGGGGATCATCCAGTCGTTCGACGCCCTCGGCGGCCGAGCGGGCCCGGCACGCGGCGAGGCGCTCGCACAGGGCATCAGCCTCGCGCTGATCGCCACGGCGTTCGGGCTGGGGATCGCGATCCTGGCGGTGTCGATGTACTACTACTTGCTGAACCGGCTCGACGTCCTGGTTCGCGAGCTGGACGACCGGGCGAGGCAGGTGATCGACATGGTTTCGAGCGACGCGACGCGTCCGGTGGCGATCGACCGGCGGCTCGCGCCGCCGCCGTCCCCCGCGACCGACTCGTTGCGCTCGCAGGAAACCCGGGTCTTCTAA
- a CDS encoding sigma-70 family RNA polymerase sigma factor: MSTDRYQPDDLSSSVLLNRADVRVLTPEDERELLVDLDVCKKLLMEEYTRLQGSNDPKTGSDEELDILDVVRSLLADAKNPTAREQPLRSLATRYNQLRTRLAMANLRLVAHVARRYRDRGLSISDLLQEGFCGLLTAIDRYDTSNNTRLASYAVWWIRQALQRAVAAGAYPVRLNPRHLQKLAESSFEDEHPGAAPKRKRSQAAANTLKQIHSATRPAVSLNATTRTEGGISLLDTLSYPPQDEVEHLDLDEQVGSLIQQLKPREQVVLQLRFGLNGHECHSLSQVSHVLDVSKERIRQIQDAALAKLRTLAQQERIYCEAAG; this comes from the coding sequence ATGTCAACCGACCGCTATCAACCTGACGACCTCTCCAGCTCGGTGCTCCTCAACCGGGCGGACGTCCGAGTCTTGACCCCAGAGGACGAACGCGAACTGCTGGTCGATCTCGACGTCTGCAAGAAGCTGTTGATGGAAGAGTACACCCGGCTTCAAGGGTCGAACGACCCGAAGACCGGCTCCGACGAAGAACTCGACATCCTTGACGTGGTCCGGTCGCTGCTGGCCGACGCCAAGAATCCGACGGCCCGTGAGCAGCCCCTGCGGTCGCTGGCCACGCGGTACAACCAGCTTCGCACCCGGCTGGCGATGGCCAACCTGCGACTGGTCGCCCACGTCGCCCGCCGCTATCGCGATCGCGGCCTGTCGATCTCCGACCTCCTGCAGGAAGGGTTCTGCGGCCTGTTGACCGCCATCGACCGCTACGACACGTCCAACAACACGCGGCTCGCGTCGTACGCGGTGTGGTGGATTCGTCAGGCCCTTCAGCGAGCCGTCGCGGCCGGCGCCTACCCAGTGCGGCTGAACCCGCGCCACCTCCAGAAGCTGGCCGAAAGCAGCTTCGAAGACGAGCACCCGGGAGCCGCTCCCAAGCGCAAACGGTCGCAGGCCGCCGCCAACACGCTCAAACAGATCCACTCGGCCACCCGGCCCGCGGTGTCGCTCAACGCCACCACGCGAACGGAAGGCGGGATCAGCCTGCTCGACACCCTCAGCTATCCGCCCCAAGACGAAGTCGAGCATCTCGACCTCGACGAGCAGGTGGGCTCCCTGATCCAGCAGCTCAAGCCGCGCGAGCAGGTCGTCCTCCAGCTCCGGTTCGGCCTGAACGGCCACGAATGCCACTCGCTCAGCCAGGTCAGCCACGTCCTCGACGTCTCCAAGGAGCGCATCCGCCAGATCCAGGACGCCGCCCTCGCCAAACTCCGCACCCTGGCGCAGCAAGAACGGATCTACTGCGAAGCCGCCGGCTGA
- a CDS encoding neutral/alkaline non-lysosomal ceramidase N-terminal domain-containing protein has product MTATIIHRAAFLGLLATAFATVALGDEPPTFRVGVAECDVTPDKPTPMWGYGARHDKLSEGVLDRLRAKAVVIQAGEAKLAIVGMDLGRGPTPAMMDRIRSLVSARKIDTVLICGSHTHHGPVLELTDRPGYGQGKFDDAVAYAKKLPDLLAGAILDADQKLEPAQIRIAGRDLAFNRNRHTKREPKPVDPRLTVIRFDRPDGAPLAVLVHFSAHPVMTPGAVLSFSADYPGALRNTVEQELKVPCLFIQGSAGNLSPNPQAADRGPAAFGRSLGLQAVELVKSLNGAPPVRPTLGVAVDRFDFPTRVNLKSAVNLLLYGRAFFPELVRNILEEYGDGMKTETTTVLLGDQLGVVALPGEPFCQHALRLRERADLPHALVFGYCNGHFLYFPTIEAAAEGGYGADATMSPIALGAGERMIDRALVDLFRLRGKFPGEQPQPAP; this is encoded by the coding sequence ATGACCGCGACGATCATCCATCGAGCCGCATTTCTCGGCCTCCTCGCCACAGCCTTCGCCACGGTCGCCCTGGGCGACGAACCGCCGACGTTCCGCGTGGGAGTCGCGGAATGCGACGTGACGCCCGACAAGCCGACCCCGATGTGGGGCTATGGAGCGCGGCACGACAAGCTCTCGGAAGGCGTGCTCGATCGGCTCCGTGCCAAGGCCGTCGTGATCCAGGCCGGCGAGGCCAAGCTGGCGATCGTCGGCATGGACCTCGGCCGAGGTCCGACGCCCGCCATGATGGACCGTATCCGCAGCCTCGTCTCAGCCCGGAAGATCGACACGGTGCTGATCTGCGGCAGCCACACGCACCACGGCCCCGTCCTTGAGCTGACGGATCGGCCGGGATACGGCCAAGGGAAGTTCGACGACGCCGTCGCCTACGCCAAGAAACTCCCCGACCTGCTCGCCGGGGCGATCCTCGACGCCGACCAGAAGCTCGAACCCGCCCAGATCCGGATCGCCGGCCGCGACCTGGCGTTCAACCGCAACCGCCACACGAAACGAGAGCCAAAGCCGGTCGATCCTCGGCTCACCGTGATCCGATTCGACCGGCCCGACGGGGCCCCGCTGGCCGTCCTGGTCCACTTCTCGGCCCACCCGGTGATGACGCCGGGGGCGGTCCTGTCCTTTTCCGCCGACTACCCCGGAGCGCTCCGGAACACGGTCGAGCAAGAACTGAAAGTCCCTTGCCTGTTCATCCAGGGCTCAGCGGGGAACCTCAGCCCCAACCCGCAAGCCGCCGACCGCGGTCCCGCCGCCTTCGGCCGAAGCCTCGGCCTCCAGGCGGTCGAGCTGGTGAAGTCCTTGAACGGCGCCCCGCCCGTCCGGCCGACTCTCGGGGTCGCCGTCGACCGGTTCGACTTCCCGACGCGGGTCAATCTCAAGAGCGCGGTGAATCTGCTGCTCTACGGCCGCGCGTTCTTCCCGGAGCTGGTGCGGAACATCCTCGAAGAATACGGCGACGGCATGAAGACCGAGACGACGACCGTGCTTCTGGGCGATCAGCTTGGCGTCGTCGCCCTGCCCGGCGAGCCGTTCTGTCAGCACGCCCTGCGATTGCGGGAGCGGGCCGACCTGCCGCACGCGCTGGTCTTCGGCTATTGCAACGGCCACTTTCTCTACTTCCCGACCATCGAGGCCGCCGCCGAAGGGGGCTACGGCGCCGACGCCACGATGTCGCCCATCGCCCTGGGAGCGGGGGAACGGATGATCGATCGGGCCCTCGTCGACCTGTTCCGGCTCCGTGGCAAGTTCCCCGGCGAGCAGCCGCAACCGGCGCCCTGA
- the lpdA gene encoding dihydrolipoyl dehydrogenase: MAERYDLVVVGAGPGGYVAAIRAAQLGMKVACVEKRSDLGGTCLNIGCIPSKALLDSSELYHLAKERFSKHGIKVGSLALDVPAMLKRKDEVVKGLTDGVRYLFRKNKIEPIFGAAKLTSPTTLQVAKNEGGTVDLEAGHILLATGSEPTPLPFLPFDGKTVVSSTEALCFDKVPEHLVVIGGGVIGLELGSVWKRLGAKVTVIEFLPRIVPTADLEMGALLHKSLVKQGLEFHLETKVTGAKVEGAKATVTAQTKDGKTLSVPCDKILVAVGRRAYSEGLDLAKAGVTVDARTGKVAVDGRFRTNVPTISAIGDLIDGPMLAHKAEDEGVAFAEILAGKSGHVDYNTIPNVVYTWPELASVGQTEEQLKEQGVGYRVGKFPFLANGRAKAMDETEGLVKILADAKTDRVLGVHILGPRASDLISEAVTVMEFAGSSEDIARICHAHPTLSEAVREAALAVDKRAIHS, translated from the coding sequence GTGGCGGAACGGTACGACTTGGTGGTCGTCGGGGCGGGACCCGGGGGCTATGTGGCCGCGATCCGGGCGGCCCAGCTTGGCATGAAGGTCGCCTGCGTCGAGAAGCGGTCGGACCTGGGCGGGACCTGCCTCAACATCGGCTGCATCCCCAGCAAGGCGCTGCTCGATTCGAGCGAGTTGTACCACCTGGCGAAGGAGCGGTTCAGCAAGCACGGAATCAAGGTGGGAAGCCTCGCCCTCGACGTCCCGGCGATGCTCAAGCGCAAAGACGAAGTCGTCAAGGGCCTCACCGACGGCGTCCGCTACCTGTTCCGCAAGAACAAGATCGAGCCGATCTTCGGCGCGGCCAAGCTGACCTCGCCGACGACCCTTCAGGTCGCCAAGAACGAAGGGGGGACGGTCGACCTCGAAGCCGGCCACATCCTCCTGGCCACCGGCTCGGAGCCCACTCCACTTCCCTTCCTGCCGTTCGACGGCAAGACCGTCGTCAGTTCCACCGAGGCCCTTTGCTTCGACAAAGTGCCCGAGCACCTGGTCGTGATCGGCGGCGGCGTCATCGGCCTGGAGCTGGGCTCGGTCTGGAAGCGGCTCGGCGCGAAGGTCACGGTCATCGAGTTCCTGCCCCGGATCGTCCCCACGGCCGACCTGGAGATGGGGGCCTTGCTCCACAAGAGCCTGGTCAAGCAGGGGCTCGAATTCCACCTCGAAACCAAGGTCACCGGCGCGAAGGTCGAGGGTGCCAAGGCGACCGTCACCGCCCAGACCAAGGACGGCAAGACGCTCTCGGTCCCCTGCGACAAGATCCTGGTCGCCGTCGGCCGGAGAGCGTACAGCGAAGGGCTCGACCTGGCGAAGGCGGGCGTGACGGTCGACGCGCGCACCGGCAAGGTCGCGGTCGACGGCCGTTTCCGCACCAACGTGCCGACGATCTCCGCGATCGGCGACCTGATCGACGGGCCGATGCTCGCCCACAAGGCCGAGGACGAGGGGGTCGCGTTCGCCGAGATCCTCGCCGGCAAGTCGGGGCACGTCGACTACAACACGATCCCCAACGTCGTCTACACCTGGCCCGAGCTGGCGAGCGTGGGCCAGACCGAGGAGCAACTCAAGGAGCAGGGGGTCGGCTACCGAGTCGGCAAGTTCCCGTTCCTCGCCAACGGCCGGGCCAAGGCGATGGACGAGACCGAAGGGCTCGTCAAGATCCTCGCCGACGCCAAGACCGACCGCGTGCTCGGCGTCCACATCCTCGGCCCCCGCGCCTCGGACCTGATCTCCGAAGCCGTCACGGTCATGGAGTTCGCCGGCTCGTCCGAGGATATCGCCCGCATCTGCCACGCCCACCCGACCCTCAGCGAAGCCGTCCGCGAAGCGGCCCTGGCCGTCGACAAGCGGGCGATTCATAGCTGA
- a CDS encoding type II toxin-antitoxin system Phd/YefM family antitoxin encodes MAEKTSESPVRIIGSRELHQNLPGILRELENDKVRYVLTVHGKPRAVLIGAEPYLSMIIDGKRSSEALVGLQLTALLGGDMGAVALDDLERALDKRGD; translated from the coding sequence ATGGCGGAAAAGACCTCGGAGTCTCCAGTGCGGATCATCGGTAGTCGGGAACTGCATCAGAATCTGCCAGGCATTCTCAGAGAACTTGAGAATGACAAGGTTCGCTACGTCCTGACCGTCCACGGCAAGCCTCGCGCCGTGTTGATCGGGGCTGAGCCCTACCTGAGCATGATCATCGACGGCAAGCGGTCGAGCGAGGCCCTCGTCGGCTTGCAGCTCACGGCCCTCCTCGGGGGCGACATGGGGGCCGTCGCCCTCGACGACCTCGAACGCGCGCTCGACAAGCGCGGCGACTAA
- a CDS encoding DedA family protein, with protein sequence MDLVRQLFEYVMHLGPESMNALAHSVGAWLYVILFAIVFAETGLVITPFLPGDSLLFAAGAVAAHPDSPINLSLLCILLIVAAILGDAVNYVIGYYVGPKVFASERSRLLNRKHLLKAHEFYEKHGGVTIILARFIPIVRTFAPFVAGIGRMNYAKFALYNVTGGIAWVLIFLIGGWKFGGLESVQKNFKLVIVAIIFVSILPGVVEYLRVRMAGKRALEAAKPSMVGDDAP encoded by the coding sequence ATGGATCTCGTCCGGCAACTCTTCGAGTATGTGATGCACCTCGGTCCCGAGTCGATGAACGCACTGGCGCACTCGGTAGGTGCGTGGCTGTACGTGATCCTGTTCGCCATCGTCTTCGCGGAGACGGGGCTGGTGATCACGCCGTTCCTGCCCGGCGATTCGCTCCTGTTCGCCGCCGGCGCCGTCGCGGCGCATCCGGATTCGCCGATCAACCTGAGTCTGCTCTGCATCCTCTTGATCGTGGCGGCGATTCTCGGCGATGCGGTGAACTACGTGATCGGTTACTACGTCGGGCCGAAGGTCTTCGCGAGCGAGCGGTCGCGGCTCTTGAACCGCAAGCACCTGCTGAAGGCGCACGAGTTCTACGAGAAGCACGGCGGAGTGACGATCATCCTGGCTCGGTTCATCCCGATCGTCCGGACGTTCGCGCCGTTCGTGGCCGGCATCGGCCGGATGAACTACGCGAAGTTCGCGCTCTACAACGTGACCGGCGGCATCGCCTGGGTGCTGATCTTCCTGATCGGCGGCTGGAAATTCGGCGGGCTGGAGAGCGTTCAAAAGAACTTCAAGCTGGTGATCGTCGCGATCATCTTCGTCTCGATCCTGCCGGGCGTGGTCGAGTACCTCCGCGTGCGGATGGCGGGCAAGAGGGCTCTCGAAGCGGCCAAGCCGTCGATGGTCGGCGACGATGCGCCGTGA